TGACAAATGTATGTAATCGTTCTATTGATGAATAAAAGTgatgttttgttatttttttttttttttaaaaaaaaggaatttgtaagatttttatcggaaaaattataaaaattacattaaattatatatagtttgaCGAGTGTGGTAAAAGGGTATTGACAACTTCGATCATAAGATAAGCAAAAAGATAAGAGCCAGACCATAATTAGTGTCGTAGCAGATGAGATAATTAAGAATTGGATTCTTTTGAACGTCTCTTCCTGACTTATTTGGATAAAATAGTGGGCAAACTTCGATTTTTTTCAGTTCAGGACTTCATTTCAGGACTCGAAGGCTTCGAATTTAGCAGACAAGGACTTTTTTACTTGACTATAAATACCTCCCTTACCAACCTGCCTAGCCACAGCCATTTATCAGCTTTTCATTGATTAGCATCTTGTCCGATCGatcaatttcatttctttttgagTTTCATTGCTCCAGTTTTTTGGGCACAATGACCATTACCATTGAGCAGCCACAGCTTGGTATATACcattcttttcatctttttatttattttttgtccttcctttttcttgatCTTTGGGTCTCATTGCATTCGCATATACATACacaaatataatacatatatatataggctctGAATTTATAATCTTGtgttttttaccctttttttatCAGAAATATCACAAGTGGATCAGGACAAGGAGATTTCTTCTGAAACAAAGGATTTGGTGTTGGATGGTGGATTTGTGGTGCCTAAAACTGTCCCAAACAATACTGAATTGGCAGCAGAAGATCTTGTTTCAAACAATGACTTCTTGGCTCCAGAAATCAATTCATTTGGCCACTCATTCAGGTCCTCTAAAATAAAGATttacatatgttttattttacttttagctCTTTTAGTTTCTGGGTTGGCCTCCGTTGAATGAATTCTGGCATGGAATTCTGATGGGTAATGCATGCGTCTTTACAGAGATTATGATGCAGAAAGTGAAAGGCAAAAGGGTGTGGAGGAATTCTATCGCCTGCAACACATCAACCAATCATATGATTATGTAAGCAAAATCCCATGAAACTAAAGGTCTAAACTTACAAAAACTGTATAGGGTGCCAAAGAAAAAGCCTAGAAACTCAAGCAGATACAGATAATGAGCTGACATATCTTTTTGATGATGGGATTGCAGgtgaagagaatgagagaggagTATGGGAAATTGAACAGAGTGGAGATGAGTATATGGGAATGTTGTGAACTCCTGAACGAGGTCGTGGACGACAGTGATCCAGACTTGGATGAACCTCAAATCATGCACTTGCTACAATCGGCTGAGGCAATCAGAAAAGATTATCCAGATGAAGATTGGTTGCACTTGACTGCCCTTATccatggtatatatatatatatatattcttttttaaattcttttggcTCTATCCCAAGGgtgattttttcccttttctgtCCTAGGGTTTACATCTTGAAATCTGATATATATTtggaatattataattttagttaCATGTTAATGGGGTTAATTCTGAGCTGACATCTCGTGTAAATCCAGGATTTTTAAGATATTCTGATTTTATGCCGACTTTGAGGGACCTACTCACTTATTATAAACTAGGAATTGAATAGCCATGTTTGACCCTCCATGAAGTGCGTACATGCGCCCCACCGAATCTACTAGGAGAATGGGCCCTACTCTGCTAACATTTACAagtcattaattttatttagcCATTACTGCTCCt
This is a stretch of genomic DNA from Carya illinoinensis cultivar Pawnee chromosome 3, C.illinoinensisPawnee_v1, whole genome shotgun sequence. It encodes these proteins:
- the LOC122304408 gene encoding inositol oxygenase 4-like, encoding MTITIEQPQLEISQVDQDKEISSETKDLVLDGGFVVPKTVPNNTELAAEDLVSNNDFLAPEINSFGHSFRDYDAESERQKGVEEFYRLQHINQSYDYVKRMREEYGKLNRVEMSIWECCELLNEVVDDSDPDLDEPQIMHLLQSAEAIRKDYPDEDWLHLTALIHDLGKVLLLPSFGGLPQWAVVGDTFPLGCAFDEANVHHKYFKENPDYNNPAYNTKNGIYTEGCGFDNVMISWGHDDYMYLVAKANGTTLPPAALFIIRYHSFYPLHTGGAYKHLMNEEDAKNLKWLKVFNKYDLYSKSKEKIDVEKVKPYYLSLIEKYFPAKLRW